In Alkalihalobacillus sp. FSL W8-0930, a single window of DNA contains:
- a CDS encoding GNAT family N-acetyltransferase, producing the protein MNISIMKPSDIKEVKNIAELSWHDTYDGIIPVEVRTKFLSEAYNEDVLLMRLERSPFYVAKVDNQVLGFANFSNKKENGDVDLAAIYLHPAYQKKGLGSALLAYGCKQLKPNQVFVEVESDNVKGKSFYEKKGFIVVDTFDDVFDGHILKTVRMSLNVSE; encoded by the coding sequence ATGAATATATCCATAATGAAACCAAGTGATATTAAAGAAGTAAAGAATATTGCCGAGCTTAGCTGGCACGATACGTATGATGGCATAATCCCTGTTGAAGTTAGAACAAAATTTCTCAGTGAAGCGTACAATGAGGACGTTTTGCTTATGAGACTGGAGCGGTCCCCCTTTTATGTAGCGAAGGTGGATAATCAAGTGCTCGGGTTTGCTAATTTTTCGAATAAAAAAGAGAACGGGGACGTGGACCTTGCTGCAATCTACTTACATCCAGCCTATCAAAAAAAGGGACTAGGATCAGCCTTACTTGCATATGGATGTAAGCAATTAAAGCCTAACCAGGTATTTGTTGAAGTCGAGTCTGATAACGTAAAGGGGAAAAGCTTTTACGAAAAAAAGGGTTTTATAGTGGTGGATACCTTTGATGATGTCTTTGACGGACATATTCTGAAAACAGTACGGATGTCGTTGAACGTATCTGAATAG
- a CDS encoding multidrug efflux SMR transporter, whose protein sequence is MSWVILIIAGLLEVVGVNGIQRLVKGEKIMGILFMIFGFSISLALLGMAMEHIPLGVAYAVWTGMGTVGSVLLGMLFYNESKDAKRMFFLSLIIIAVIGLRIVTI, encoded by the coding sequence ATGAGCTGGGTCATACTTATTATCGCAGGATTACTCGAGGTTGTTGGTGTGAATGGAATACAAAGGTTAGTCAAAGGTGAGAAAATAATGGGTATTCTATTTATGATCTTTGGATTTTCTATTAGCTTAGCACTCTTGGGAATGGCCATGGAGCACATCCCACTCGGTGTAGCTTATGCTGTGTGGACTGGGATGGGGACAGTAGGGAGTGTTTTACTGGGGATGTTATTTTATAACGAATCAAAAGATGCCAAGCGGATGTTCTTCTTGAGTCTGATCATCATTGCTGTGATTGGATTAAGGATCGTAACGATTTAA
- a CDS encoding GNAT family N-acetyltransferase — translation MKIVQVTEETKESLNLPNEPFQLVGDLVVTRPGDQWEYHERVFENPKEKTFPEENYSLENINQKGFAIAAYEQDECVGLAVFEMGWNKYCYLSDLKVKASHRGRGISKQMLDFAINLAKEKNCKGLSTIAQAYNLAANRFYLKYGFEIGGLNTRDYEFTSERGNADIYYYLNF, via the coding sequence TTGAAAATTGTACAAGTCACAGAAGAAACGAAAGAGAGTTTGAACTTACCAAATGAACCGTTTCAGTTAGTTGGTGATTTAGTTGTAACGAGGCCGGGGGATCAATGGGAGTATCACGAGCGAGTCTTTGAGAATCCGAAGGAGAAAACGTTTCCAGAAGAAAACTACTCACTTGAGAACATCAATCAAAAGGGGTTTGCCATAGCTGCATATGAACAAGATGAATGTGTTGGTTTGGCGGTATTTGAAATGGGATGGAATAAATACTGTTATCTAAGTGATCTCAAGGTAAAGGCGAGCCATCGAGGTAGAGGCATATCTAAACAGATGCTTGATTTTGCGATTAACCTAGCTAAAGAAAAGAATTGTAAGGGCTTAAGTACAATCGCCCAAGCCTATAATCTAGCTGCAAATCGTTTTTATCTGAAGTATGGATTTGAAATAGGAGGGTTAAACACAAGAGATTACGAATTTACATCTGAAAGAGGAAATGCGGATATTTATTATTATCTAAACTTTTGA
- a CDS encoding class I SAM-dependent methyltransferase, translating to MNQYGDDLFKGTATYYSKYRPMYPPTLIRFLIETFKLNGKEKMLDIGCGTGQLTVRFADWFERIVAIDTDPEMLLVAKRLCEELRVDNIEFFNASLKNYQNRNQESFTLVTIAKAFHWLNREETLVTLYELLPDHGGVAIIDCYSPNTECLPWQKKLNEVVREWYGEERRAGNTTYTHPTLSHQEVVLNSPFLLEEYQLPSYEHVWSIDSIIGNLYSTSYGTHRFLGEKKDQFEKHLREELLAIDESGVFKEEMTLSVLLAMKK from the coding sequence ATGAATCAGTATGGAGACGATTTATTTAAAGGGACCGCTACATATTATTCAAAGTACAGACCTATGTATCCGCCCACTTTAATCCGGTTTTTAATTGAGACGTTCAAGTTGAACGGTAAAGAGAAGATGCTTGATATAGGTTGTGGGACTGGTCAATTAACAGTGAGATTTGCAGACTGGTTTGAGAGGATCGTTGCTATAGATACCGATCCTGAGATGCTGCTTGTGGCCAAGCGTCTTTGTGAAGAATTAAGAGTAGATAATATTGAGTTTTTTAACGCCTCCTTGAAAAACTATCAGAATAGGAACCAAGAGAGTTTTACTCTTGTAACGATTGCTAAGGCCTTTCATTGGCTGAATCGAGAAGAGACACTTGTAACCTTATACGAACTGTTACCAGATCATGGAGGAGTTGCAATCATCGATTGTTACTCACCAAATACTGAATGTTTGCCTTGGCAGAAGAAGCTAAATGAAGTTGTAAGAGAGTGGTATGGGGAAGAAAGAAGAGCAGGGAATACAACCTATACGCACCCAACTCTAAGTCATCAAGAAGTTGTTCTAAACTCACCATTTCTATTAGAAGAATATCAATTACCTAGTTATGAGCATGTTTGGTCAATTGACTCGATCATTGGCAACCTTTATTCAACTTCCTATGGGACACACAGGTTTCTTGGAGAGAAAAAGGATCAATTTGAAAAGCATCTTAGAGAAGAGTTACTTGCTATAGATGAGTCAGGTGTTTTTAAAGAAGAAATGACGTTATCCGTTCTTTTAGCTATGAAGAAATAA
- a CDS encoding multidrug efflux SMR transporter has protein sequence MKNVQWILVIIAAVFEVGWATGLKYADSSVAWLLTIIAIVFSFGLLIVASTRLPTSTVYAVFVGLGTVGTVIVDIFYFGAGVNVGLILFIALLITGVIGLKFATTEKREVDRG, from the coding sequence ATGAAAAATGTTCAGTGGATATTGGTTATTATTGCAGCAGTTTTTGAGGTTGGTTGGGCAACTGGGTTAAAATATGCAGATTCATCTGTAGCGTGGTTATTAACGATCATCGCTATCGTCTTCAGTTTTGGTTTGTTGATTGTAGCCTCTACCAGATTACCTACTAGTACCGTGTATGCTGTATTCGTGGGATTAGGGACAGTTGGTACGGTTATAGTCGATATCTTCTATTTTGGAGCAGGTGTGAATGTTGGACTCATTCTATTTATCGCCTTGTTAATTACGGGAGTCATTGGCCTAAAGTTTGCTACAACAGAGAAGAGGGAGGTAGATAGAGGATGA
- a CDS encoding DoxX family protein, which produces MTILSIILQGVLGLGFLMFGFMKFGSKQMVDDFGRYGYSGGFRIFTGLVEVVAAIILIVGIWNTQLAAWGGLLVVVTMLGAIFTHIKIKDSASQLMMPIVLFVLGLIVLLLNVGSLV; this is translated from the coding sequence ATGACAATTTTGTCTATTATTCTTCAAGGGGTATTGGGGTTAGGGTTTTTAATGTTTGGATTTATGAAGTTCGGTTCAAAGCAGATGGTTGATGATTTTGGTCGATACGGTTATTCGGGAGGCTTTAGAATCTTTACTGGGCTGGTTGAGGTTGTTGCTGCAATCATCTTAATCGTAGGGATCTGGAATACTCAGTTAGCAGCTTGGGGTGGATTATTAGTTGTTGTAACAATGCTTGGTGCGATATTCACACACATCAAAATAAAAGATTCCGCGAGTCAACTCATGATGCCTATCGTATTATTTGTTCTTGGTCTAATTGTCTTACTACTTAATGTTGGATCATTGGTATAA
- a CDS encoding PaaX family transcriptional regulator C-terminal domain-containing protein, which yields MTLEKQIIFLLNKFNTLESKIIVSALLNQGFTKQSIRNALAKMKQLEYVYTEKRGIYSPTKKGLSLFLETNPKPNFYYNKWDGQWLIVLIGIPEAQRKKRDSFRTFLINGGFGHLYNNVYVYPWDISEKIIDTIDTLEIENYVTIVRSNDFLFNKITEEGFSGANSIRRVWDLDHISSMYSEQLKLVNNLKDELINFTSQSHVDDQFLISQLLKLTTIKEELLDKDPMLPPDFLPGSWMGGDVLALIEDLLHTLTSLLQANNFKTNY from the coding sequence ATGACTCTTGAAAAGCAAATCATATTTCTTTTAAATAAATTTAATACTCTAGAGAGCAAAATAATTGTATCTGCTCTCTTAAACCAAGGGTTTACCAAACAGTCGATAAGAAATGCATTAGCAAAAATGAAACAACTTGAATACGTCTATACAGAAAAACGAGGAATATATAGCCCAACAAAAAAAGGATTGTCGCTTTTTTTAGAGACAAATCCTAAGCCTAATTTTTATTATAATAAATGGGATGGTCAATGGCTTATAGTCCTAATAGGTATACCTGAAGCACAGCGGAAAAAACGAGATAGCTTTCGCACTTTTTTAATTAACGGAGGGTTCGGACACCTTTATAATAACGTCTATGTATATCCTTGGGATATCAGCGAAAAGATTATAGACACAATTGATACGTTAGAAATAGAAAATTACGTAACTATTGTCAGAAGTAATGATTTTCTATTTAATAAGATAACCGAAGAGGGATTCTCTGGGGCCAATTCGATCAGAAGAGTGTGGGATCTGGATCATATATCTTCTATGTATTCTGAACAACTAAAACTTGTAAACAATTTAAAAGATGAACTTATTAATTTTACAAGTCAGTCACATGTTGATGATCAATTTCTCATTTCCCAGCTACTAAAGTTAACTACGATAAAAGAAGAATTATTAGATAAAGATCCGATGTTACCTCCTGACTTTCTTCCCGGAAGCTGGATGGGAGGAGATGTCTTAGCACTCATTGAAGATCTGCTCCACACACTAACATCCCTCTTGCAAGCAAATAACTTTAAGACGAATTATTAA
- a CDS encoding metalloregulator ArsR/SmtB family transcription factor: MQSQGCEPKEYDFDVLETQFKALADKKRIQLLHLLSTKGQTCVCDLVEDMNMPQSKLSYHLKILMNADLLTKETKGTWSYYAVNKHVMDQLLSEQLCCVLKPSN; this comes from the coding sequence ATGCAGTCTCAAGGTTGTGAACCGAAAGAGTATGATTTTGATGTACTCGAAACACAATTCAAAGCTTTAGCGGATAAGAAACGAATTCAGCTGCTTCATTTATTGAGTACAAAAGGGCAAACCTGCGTGTGTGATTTAGTTGAGGATATGAATATGCCTCAGTCGAAATTGTCCTATCATTTAAAGATCCTAATGAATGCGGACTTACTTACAAAAGAAACAAAGGGGACATGGAGTTATTATGCTGTGAACAAACATGTCATGGATCAACTCTTATCAGAACAATTGTGTTGCGTATTAAAGCCGTCAAATTAA
- a CDS encoding pirin family protein: MNIRIVKPEDQGNGQFDHGKITEQKPIGFSGEGSVINRLGPLFYWAWAKSDGEGGVGFHPHQGFEIVSYSIKGKMRHQDTLGTDSIMDEGGAQVMQTGSGIQHAESVLEPAEGFQIWFEPHLSQAIQRTPTYANYVHEDFPITTEKDVTIKTIIGAQSPINLVTDVKMYDIEVKSGAVYSHTLSPNRTLAGLAIRGNGGMINDLGDSFENKDFFIIQSEKDETYTFKTNEKALRMVLIEIPTEVDYPLYRKPR; the protein is encoded by the coding sequence ATGAATATAAGAATTGTTAAACCTGAAGATCAAGGCAATGGGCAGTTTGATCATGGAAAAATAACCGAACAGAAACCGATTGGCTTTTCTGGAGAGGGTTCAGTCATTAATCGGTTAGGACCTTTATTCTACTGGGCATGGGCAAAATCTGATGGAGAAGGTGGCGTTGGGTTTCATCCTCATCAAGGCTTTGAGATCGTAAGTTATTCAATTAAGGGCAAAATGCGTCATCAAGACACACTTGGTACGGATAGCATCATGGATGAAGGCGGCGCGCAAGTTATGCAAACAGGCTCTGGTATACAGCATGCCGAATCTGTTCTAGAACCAGCAGAGGGATTCCAAATTTGGTTTGAACCACACTTAAGCCAAGCAATACAAAGAACACCGACTTACGCAAATTATGTACATGAAGATTTTCCAATCACAACAGAAAAAGATGTAACAATTAAGACAATCATTGGTGCTCAGTCACCCATCAATCTCGTTACAGATGTTAAGATGTATGATATTGAAGTCAAGAGTGGTGCTGTTTACTCGCACACGCTTTCACCTAATCGCACATTAGCTGGACTAGCAATTAGAGGGAATGGTGGTATGATTAATGATCTAGGGGATTCATTTGAGAATAAGGATTTTTTCATCATTCAATCAGAGAAGGATGAAACATACACATTTAAGACTAACGAAAAAGCACTTCGCATGGTATTGATAGAAATTCCGACCGAAGTCGATTATCCTCTATATAGAAAACCTAGATAA
- a CDS encoding GNAT family N-acetyltransferase translates to MIELRKVTVDNIDEVTALDVGEDQKAFIETNNLRSIADAYVLNADGIPATPFAIYADEIVVGFLMYIYDTIDHESFQNEGYYKQKTYFVWHFMIGEDFQGKGYGKLALKKMLADIEAMPYGEAKNVGLFYHKSNVAAKRLYASIGFVGTGIVQDQSIHAIKKLS, encoded by the coding sequence ATGATTGAATTGCGTAAAGTAACTGTGGATAACATAGATGAAGTGACAGCACTTGATGTTGGAGAAGATCAGAAAGCTTTTATAGAGACGAATAACCTTAGAAGTATTGCAGATGCATACGTATTAAACGCAGATGGAATACCAGCGACTCCGTTTGCTATTTATGCTGACGAAATCGTAGTGGGTTTTTTGATGTATATTTATGATACGATTGATCATGAATCTTTTCAAAATGAAGGTTATTACAAACAAAAAACCTATTTTGTTTGGCACTTTATGATTGGCGAAGATTTTCAGGGAAAAGGATATGGCAAGCTTGCCCTTAAAAAGATGTTGGCAGATATAGAAGCTATGCCATACGGAGAAGCAAAAAATGTAGGCCTCTTTTATCATAAGAGTAATGTCGCTGCAAAAAGATTGTACGCTTCCATTGGTTTTGTAGGTACAGGAATCGTACAAGATCAGTCTATTCATGCGATTAAGAAACTCTCTTAG
- a CDS encoding VOC family protein: MRLAFLCHPTTDLKRALSFYREQLGLEEAWREGSHTVALKIEGNNEVQLMVETGENVPAGGVFIVDDVNKFYEENQSTLDFIKEPCDIPPGRYAIFNDIDSNPLRIIDMTNETYGK, encoded by the coding sequence ATGAGACTTGCTTTTTTATGCCATCCGACAACAGACTTAAAAAGGGCGCTCTCTTTTTATCGTGAACAACTGGGATTGGAAGAAGCTTGGAGAGAAGGAAGTCATACAGTCGCACTAAAAATTGAGGGAAACAATGAGGTTCAATTAATGGTTGAAACGGGTGAAAATGTACCAGCAGGAGGCGTTTTTATCGTAGACGACGTTAACAAGTTCTATGAAGAGAATCAATCAACCCTCGATTTCATTAAAGAACCATGTGATATACCGCCGGGAAGGTATGCTATTTTTAATGATATCGACAGTAATCCTCTAAGAATCATTGATATGACTAATGAAACGTATGGTAAATAA
- a CDS encoding ArsI/CadI family heavy metal resistance metalloenzyme, protein MTYVHIGLHVKNLEESKTFYERFLGVTPVKEKENYVKFLTESPALNLTLKEEEKFEGNQINHLGVQVHSVEDVLFHKTRLEKEGFFAREEMDVNCCHAIQDKFWVTDPNGIEWEYFYTKEDVK, encoded by the coding sequence ATGACTTATGTTCACATTGGTTTACATGTTAAAAATTTAGAAGAAAGTAAGACGTTTTACGAGCGTTTTCTGGGAGTTACTCCAGTAAAAGAAAAAGAAAACTACGTAAAGTTTCTAACTGAATCTCCTGCTTTGAACCTGACATTAAAGGAAGAAGAGAAGTTCGAAGGAAATCAGATTAATCATTTAGGTGTTCAAGTTCATTCTGTAGAAGATGTACTTTTCCATAAAACAAGATTAGAAAAGGAAGGTTTCTTTGCAAGAGAAGAAATGGATGTGAATTGCTGTCATGCCATTCAGGATAAATTCTGGGTAACTGATCCAAATGGAATTGAGTGGGAATATTTTTATACGAAAGAGGATGTAAAGTGA
- a CDS encoding HAD family hydrolase, whose protein sequence is MNKAIFVDIDGTLVNDNGVIPESARHAIQAARNKGNLVFICTGRSIAEIYPDILDVGFDGIIGAAGGYIEHGNEVLLHERIQKEQVQLLVDFFNKHEIDFYLESNGGLFASINCKSHLQLIIDQFIKENPDSEDEIKNGLQPFYDVLIEGEDLVRDDINKISFLGSDIPFDEIKNYFQSHFTVIPSTVPMFGENSGELSLQGIHKATAIEKLIKHLNIDKENTFGYGDGLNDIEMLQFVNHGIAMGNAKRAVMDVADDVTGSPDEDGILNSFKKYHLI, encoded by the coding sequence GTGAATAAAGCAATATTTGTTGATATTGACGGAACATTAGTAAATGATAATGGTGTCATTCCAGAGTCTGCTAGACATGCGATCCAAGCAGCTAGAAACAAGGGGAATCTTGTATTTATCTGTACAGGTCGATCGATCGCAGAAATATATCCGGACATTCTTGATGTAGGATTTGATGGAATTATTGGAGCAGCAGGTGGCTATATTGAACACGGGAACGAAGTCTTGCTGCATGAACGTATCCAAAAAGAACAGGTTCAATTATTAGTGGATTTCTTTAATAAGCATGAGATCGATTTCTATTTAGAATCAAATGGTGGGTTGTTTGCGAGTATCAATTGCAAGAGTCATCTACAATTAATTATTGATCAATTTATTAAAGAGAACCCAGACTCTGAAGATGAAATTAAGAATGGCTTGCAGCCTTTCTATGATGTATTAATTGAAGGAGAGGATTTAGTTAGAGATGACATTAACAAAATCTCTTTCTTAGGATCAGATATTCCATTTGATGAGATAAAGAATTACTTCCAATCTCATTTTACTGTGATCCCTAGCACTGTTCCAATGTTTGGAGAAAATAGTGGGGAGTTATCTCTTCAAGGGATCCACAAGGCCACAGCCATTGAGAAGTTAATCAAACATCTAAACATTGATAAAGAGAACACATTCGGCTATGGGGATGGACTTAATGATATTGAGATGCTTCAATTTGTGAATCATGGAATTGCGATGGGGAATGCGAAGAGAGCTGTTATGGACGTAGCTGATGATGTAACAGGTAGTCCAGATGAAGACGGGATATTAAATAGTTTTAAAAAGTATCACTTAATTTAA
- a CDS encoding HIT domain-containing protein, with product MEDNDCVFCDIVHKKVNSYMINQTKNTTAFLDSNPIADGHMLVVPNKHVETLDQLDDAKIASELMQSVIGAATLLVKAGVCSDYSILQDNGEHAEQDIKHVHFHIIPRHANDHVQFNLKTNLDALQEESKVKIYNRLIATNGGI from the coding sequence ATGGAGGACAACGATTGCGTATTTTGTGACATTGTTCATAAGAAGGTCAATTCATATATGATTAATCAAACGAAGAATACGACTGCTTTTTTAGACAGTAATCCAATCGCAGACGGTCACATGCTTGTCGTACCAAATAAGCATGTGGAAACACTTGATCAATTGGATGATGCAAAGATTGCGAGCGAGCTGATGCAATCAGTCATAGGTGCTGCTACTCTTTTAGTGAAAGCAGGAGTTTGCTCGGATTATTCTATACTCCAAGATAATGGAGAACATGCAGAGCAAGACATCAAACATGTTCATTTTCACATCATTCCTAGACATGCTAATGATCATGTTCAATTTAATCTTAAGACGAATTTAGATGCACTACAGGAAGAATCAAAAGTTAAAATATATAACAGACTAATAGCTACCAATGGAGGCATCTAA
- a CDS encoding TetR/AcrR family transcriptional regulator, with amino-acid sequence MKEYIPLPGSTKEKILSSALETFTKQRFEDTNIHEIAKNANVTTGAIYHHFGSKSKLLDIIKREVEQRIVDRMEGVIELFDTPFEKIEAALKTGLDFVIKKDMANLFTDSLSLEANKVYLFIEDLCGETKINGLGPVIYSAWISIVDSIINRRLTIEEGKNLLSWLVKKN; translated from the coding sequence ATGAAAGAATATATCCCACTACCAGGAAGCACAAAAGAAAAGATATTATCGAGTGCATTAGAGACTTTTACTAAGCAAAGATTTGAAGATACGAATATTCATGAGATAGCCAAAAACGCAAACGTAACAACTGGAGCGATCTATCATCACTTTGGGTCGAAATCAAAACTTCTAGATATCATTAAAAGAGAGGTAGAACAAAGGATCGTCGACAGAATGGAAGGAGTCATTGAATTATTTGATACGCCTTTTGAAAAAATCGAAGCTGCTTTAAAAACAGGGTTAGACTTTGTGATTAAAAAGGATATGGCTAACTTATTTACTGATTCTCTAAGCCTTGAAGCGAACAAAGTCTATCTATTTATTGAGGACTTGTGTGGAGAAACGAAGATAAACGGGTTAGGACCGGTGATTTATTCAGCCTGGATTTCAATCGTTGATTCTATCATTAACCGTAGATTAACGATTGAGGAAGGCAAGAACCTACTATCTTGGTTAGTAAAGAAGAACTGA
- a CDS encoding SDR family NAD(P)-dependent oxidoreductase: MNFKDKVIIVTGAAGGIGKEVVKKVSAGGAKVVLVDLNKEAIEAVQSELSLTEKNSLVVQADVSSEESVKHYVEHTVATFGRIDGFVNNAGVEGPAKPIEEITEKEFDFVYGINVKGVLFGLKYVLPVMKQQQAGSIVNTSSVAGLTGAPTMGLYNSSKHAVMGINKVAALESAAHNVRVNTVNPGVINTQMMRNIEANVSEDAEAAKHAYNDAVPMKRYGEPDEVANLIAFLLSDEAAYVTSSSYTIDGGLFNV; this comes from the coding sequence ATGAACTTTAAAGATAAAGTAATTATCGTGACAGGTGCAGCAGGCGGCATCGGGAAAGAAGTTGTAAAGAAAGTATCTGCTGGGGGAGCTAAGGTTGTATTGGTTGATTTAAATAAAGAAGCAATCGAGGCAGTCCAGTCTGAGCTATCTTTAACTGAAAAGAATAGCCTTGTTGTACAGGCTGACGTATCTAGTGAAGAGAGCGTGAAACACTACGTTGAACACACAGTGGCTACATTTGGTCGCATTGATGGCTTTGTGAATAACGCAGGTGTAGAAGGACCAGCTAAGCCAATTGAAGAAATTACTGAAAAAGAGTTTGATTTCGTATACGGAATTAATGTAAAAGGTGTCTTGTTTGGTTTAAAATACGTGTTGCCGGTCATGAAACAACAACAGGCTGGTTCCATTGTAAATACGTCTTCTGTAGCTGGATTAACAGGAGCGCCAACTATGGGATTGTATAATTCTTCAAAACATGCTGTGATGGGGATTAACAAAGTAGCTGCCTTAGAATCAGCTGCTCATAATGTTCGTGTGAACACAGTAAACCCTGGGGTGATTAACACTCAAATGATGCGTAATATTGAAGCAAATGTTTCAGAGGATGCAGAGGCTGCTAAACATGCATACAACGATGCCGTTCCAATGAAACGGTACGGTGAGCCGGATGAAGTTGCAAACCTGATTGCATTCCTATTATCAGATGAAGCTGCTTACGTTACTTCGTCTTCATACACAATTGATGGTGGATTATTCAACGTATAA
- a CDS encoding ASCH domain-containing protein, translated as MNELATQYWHNFWESENLTGKVVEAGQFGDQPDHLLELVINGVKTATCYGAIFYTIENKRTPQPGDYSIILDSKDNPRAIIQLTKVEMVPMNKVTEGFAVAEGDGTYENWYEIHRKFFYEKCREAKIEFHEAMTLVCQTFQLVHVKHS; from the coding sequence TTGAACGAACTAGCTACTCAATATTGGCATAACTTCTGGGAGAGTGAAAATCTTACCGGAAAAGTAGTGGAAGCGGGTCAATTCGGTGATCAACCAGATCACTTACTTGAGTTGGTTATAAACGGTGTAAAGACAGCGACATGTTACGGTGCAATTTTTTATACCATTGAAAATAAAAGAACGCCTCAACCAGGAGATTACAGCATTATTCTTGATAGTAAAGATAATCCACGAGCTATTATTCAATTAACTAAGGTTGAAATGGTACCCATGAACAAAGTTACCGAAGGGTTTGCAGTAGCTGAAGGTGATGGTACTTATGAGAATTGGTACGAGATTCATAGAAAATTTTTCTATGAGAAGTGTCGCGAAGCAAAGATCGAGTTTCATGAAGCGATGACTCTGGTGTGCCAGACATTTCAGTTGGTTCACGTGAAGCATTCTTAG